In the uncultured Methanobacterium sp. genome, one interval contains:
- a CDS encoding DJ-1/PfpI family protein produces the protein MKTAYLLVFDGLSDWEPGLALAEINKSNEYQVKTVGFNREIIKTMGGVSIVPDFTIDTINYNYAAILILPGGEMWENDPLMDLVPVVEKFIKQDIPVAAICGPTVFLSRHGFVENIAHTSNGKKYLENLIGEYKGSKSYVNQPSISSSGIITANGIASVEFARDILAELNIYDAQTLKSWYDFFKNPWLDD, from the coding sequence ATGAAAACAGCTTATTTACTGGTATTTGATGGTTTATCTGATTGGGAACCTGGTCTGGCACTGGCTGAGATAAACAAATCTAACGAGTATCAGGTCAAAACTGTTGGTTTTAACCGGGAAATCATTAAAACTATGGGTGGAGTTTCAATAGTTCCGGATTTCACTATTGATACGATTAACTACAATTATGCGGCGATTTTAATACTGCCCGGTGGAGAAATGTGGGAAAATGATCCATTAATGGACCTGGTCCCAGTGGTAGAAAAATTCATCAAGCAAGATATTCCAGTTGCGGCCATATGCGGACCCACAGTATTTTTATCCCGTCATGGATTTGTTGAAAATATTGCCCATACCAGTAATGGCAAAAAATACCTTGAAAATTTAATTGGAGAATATAAGGGCAGCAAATCTTATGTTAACCAGCCTTCTATCTCCAGTAGTGGAATAATAACCGCCAATGGCATAGCTTCTGTGGAATTTGCCCGGGACATACTGGCTGAACTGAACATCTACGATGCCCAAACCCTGAAAAGCTGGTATGATTTTTTTAAAAACCCCTGGCTGGATGACTAA
- a CDS encoding DMT family transporter, whose protein sequence is MNRFWGYLSAVIVALLFGVWFSLDKILLGYLHPLALAAMVYLLASALLFLIRISPLHPYILEIIHRESKVEILISRRNYLTLFLTALFGAVFAPALYLTGLNQITAVNAALLTNVEILFIIILGIFFLKEQVKTKDIVGFAFLLVGAIFLSTNNLQNISFDQSLVGSLLVVSASFFWAMDTTLTKFLSNKRDIFFLTGLKCGIGGSILFIISIFLGLSFKLPLNMIPLLLLIGWGCMSFAIILIYIAIREIGSTRTGSIFSTSAIFGAITAFIVLGEPLKDTQLLFGILMFGGILILYHKPNND, encoded by the coding sequence GTGAATCGCTTCTGGGGATATCTAAGTGCAGTAATAGTAGCATTGCTCTTTGGGGTCTGGTTCTCCTTAGATAAAATCCTACTGGGCTATTTACATCCTCTGGCCCTGGCAGCAATGGTTTACCTCCTGGCAAGTGCACTGCTATTTTTAATAAGAATTTCACCCTTACACCCTTATATACTGGAAATCATTCACCGTGAAAGCAAGGTTGAAATTCTCATTTCACGAAGAAATTACCTGACACTATTCTTAACTGCACTTTTTGGTGCGGTTTTTGCCCCTGCATTGTATTTGACGGGTTTAAACCAGATAACTGCAGTTAACGCTGCTCTTTTAACCAATGTTGAAATACTGTTCATCATTATTCTGGGCATATTTTTCCTGAAAGAGCAGGTTAAGACCAAAGATATAGTTGGATTTGCTTTTCTGCTGGTAGGAGCTATATTTTTGAGCACCAATAACTTGCAGAACATCTCATTTGACCAGAGTTTAGTGGGGAGCCTCCTGGTGGTTTCAGCGTCATTCTTTTGGGCCATGGATACAACTTTAACCAAATTTTTAAGCAATAAAAGAGACATATTCTTTCTTACGGGTCTTAAATGTGGGATTGGTGGGTCAATACTTTTTATAATAAGTATTTTCCTTGGATTAAGTTTTAAACTTCCCTTAAACATGATTCCGTTATTGCTTTTAATTGGATGGGGCTGTATGAGTTTTGCAATAATTCTGATCTACATTGCAATACGTGAAATAGGATCAACCCGCACCGGATCTATCTTCTCTACCAGTGCCATTTTTGGAGCTATAACTGCATTTATTGTTCTGGGAGAACCTTTAAAGGACACTCAACTGCTATTTGGTATTTTAATGTTTGGGGGTATACTGATTTTGTACCATAAACCGAATAATGATTAG
- a CDS encoding VTT domain-containing protein, with the protein MFSEIISSIESFILINVSWTVFLGCILEQIIVPIPASLLVLSATFIILKGTSFSMAALGTLIVKIVIPASLGITLGSFVYYSLAYKLGKPFIERTSKYLGVSVKDVEGVEKKFKESRYDDVFMFLARCFPIIPSIAINLFCGIIRYDLKKYILTTFLGSAVQILGWGLLAWFFGNVYLILEDKISYIGNIVTVIIVVVIIYFILMKRHEKNKK; encoded by the coding sequence ATGTTTTCTGAGATAATTAGCAGCATTGAATCGTTTATCCTGATTAACGTATCCTGGACAGTTTTTTTAGGTTGCATCCTGGAACAGATAATTGTGCCTATTCCTGCCAGCTTATTAGTTTTAAGCGCTACCTTCATCATCCTGAAGGGAACCAGCTTTTCAATGGCTGCGCTGGGGACTTTAATTGTGAAAATTGTGATTCCTGCTTCTTTAGGGATTACTTTAGGTTCGTTTGTTTATTATTCTCTGGCCTATAAACTCGGAAAACCATTCATAGAAAGAACCAGCAAGTATCTTGGAGTTTCGGTTAAAGATGTGGAAGGTGTGGAAAAGAAGTTCAAAGAGAGTCGTTATGATGATGTATTCATGTTCCTGGCCCGTTGTTTTCCCATAATCCCCAGTATAGCCATCAACCTTTTCTGTGGTATAATCCGATATGATCTTAAAAAATATATTCTCACCACATTCCTGGGATCTGCAGTGCAGATATTGGGCTGGGGATTGCTGGCATGGTTCTTTGGAAATGTTTACCTTATTTTGGAAGATAAAATATCTTATATAGGCAATATTGTTACTGTAATTATTGTAGTGGTAATTATATACTTCATACTCATGAAAAGACATGAAAAAAATAAAAAATAA
- a CDS encoding DUF5518 domain-containing protein has translation MIKEIVKWRPVIIGIVLVGTLYVISDLISGVVILLPSFLLAGLLVGFMINESEKNGAINGAIMGLIGGLIVTIFLVIYYSFLGYGSYISSILLYSVMNVILQIVVAAVGGVLGSLIKAESVKNRPVEEPVEE, from the coding sequence GTGATTAAAGAGATCGTGAAATGGAGACCAGTTATAATTGGAATCGTATTAGTGGGAACACTTTACGTGATTTCGGATTTGATTTCAGGTGTAGTTATATTGTTACCATCATTTTTACTGGCAGGACTTTTAGTTGGATTCATGATTAATGAAAGTGAAAAAAATGGTGCCATTAATGGGGCTATCATGGGATTAATCGGTGGATTGATTGTCACCATATTTTTGGTAATCTATTATTCCTTCCTTGGGTACGGCAGTTACATAAGCAGCATACTACTTTACTCTGTCATGAATGTGATACTCCAGATAGTGGTGGCAGCAGTTGGAGGAGTTCTGGGATCATTAATAAAAGCAGAATCTGTTAAAAACAGACCAGTTGAAGAACCAGTTGAAGAATAA